One Panicum virgatum strain AP13 chromosome 9K, P.virgatum_v5, whole genome shotgun sequence genomic region harbors:
- the LOC120652894 gene encoding ubiquitin-conjugating enzyme E2 2-like, giving the protein MSTPARKRLMRDFKRLMQDPPAGISGAPQDNNILLWNAVIFGPDDTPWDGGTFKLTLQFTEEYPNKPPTVRFVSRMFHPNIYADGSICLDILQNQWSPIYDVAAILTSIQSLLCDPNPNSPANSEAARMFSENKREYNRKVRGVVEQSWTAD; this is encoded by the exons ATGTCGActccggcgaggaagcggttgaTGAGGGATTTCAAACGGTTGATGCAGGATCCTCCGGCCGGCATAAGTGGCGCTCCGCAGGATAACAACATACTGCTATGGAATGCTGTTATCTTTGG CCCAGACGATACTCCATGGGATGGAG GTACGTTCAAGCTGACTCTCCAGTTTACTGAAGAATATCCAAACAAGCCACCAACTGTGCGGTTTGTTTCTCGGATGTTTCATCCTAACA TTTATGCTGATGGGAGCATATGCTTGGATATCCTGCAGAATCAGTGGAGCCCAATATATGATGTAGCTGCTATACTTACGTCCATCCAG TCGTTGCTGTGTGATCCAAACCCGAATTCGCCTGCAAACTCCGAAGCTGCCCGCATGTTCAGCGAGAACAAGCGTGAGTACAACCGCAAAGTGCGGGGAGTTGTGGAGCAGAGCTGGACGGCAGACTGA